The nucleotide sequence CGTTTATCCCGTAAACAATCCTTACATCCCCTCCTTTTGCCTTTATTGATTGGAGTGATTGCTCTACTCCCGGCACCCTTACCATGTCCCCGAAAGTAGCTATTGTGATGCCCTTTTCGGCAAGCCTTATGCCTATTTCTATCTCATTCGGTGTTGTGACACAGACCGGGCAGCCAGGCCCCTGTATTATTTTAACTCCGCATTTCCTAAAAATGCTGCCCAGCCCAAATTTTACGATAGTATCCTGATGGGTGCCGCAGACATGCATAATCTGAAGGTTCAAATTCATCTCCTTCAGATTTTTTGCTATTAATTGCGAGAGTTCTTTATCCCTGAGGTGAAACATCTTCTATCTCTATCTCCACGTTCTTTATTAAACATTCTCTTCCGTTAATTATTTCGACGGTATCGCCGCATTCGGGGCATCTGAGAATCGGGAATTGAATATGAAATTCTTCCTTCTCGGCATATGATGCATCCCCTTCATACCCACATTGGCATCGGACTTTTGGCTTCACTTTTCCAATAATAAGTTCTGCCCCTTCCATTTCTGTATCTTTTGTCAGCACACCGAATGCAAAACGGAGCTGCTCCTCTCCCAGAAAAGTCAGTTCTCCTATCTCAAGCAATACTTTTGTAATCCTGCTTGCATTGTGCTTTCTTCCCTCCTCCATGACGGCGCCCACAATATTTGCCATGGTTGAAAACTCATGCATTCTCTGCCTCGATCACTTCCCTGAATAATGCGAGGGTTTTTATCGCCTCATCCGCATCCAAAACCTGTATGGCAAATCCCGCATGAACTATGACATAGTCACCGACTGAAGCATTTACCAGAGAGACATCAGCATTTCTTGTTGTCCCCTCACCGTAATCAATTTTTGCCCTATTGCCGTCGATGGACAGTATTTTCCCGGGTATTGCCAAACACATGAATGAGAGAAATAAGAAGTAATATAAAATCACTTCCATCTCACCCTTTTTATTTTTCCGCCGCATACGGGGCAAATGTCCATTTCGCTTTCCACAAATCTTCCGCACCCCATACACTTATATTTCCATTTCCAGTAAAATTTCTTTTTTATGCCTTCCTGGAGCATGCCTTTGTATTTAACCCCGATGTGCTCTGCAACGTTCTGAATTGAATAGTCGTCGGTAAACAGAATGGCATCATCCTTCAGGTAAAACGCAAGGGCAAGGACTTCTATATCTGCTTTAGAAAGACCGATGTCGCCAGTAAGCCTCGCCGCTTCCCTCACTTTCTCCATGGCATCCTCAGGAGGAGCCAACACTTTCATTCCTGCCTCTCTCGCATACTGCATGAGCCGGTATGAGTGGCCGCCCTCGCTGAATTCATCTATGACAGAAGGGCTTGTTACTACTTTGCTTATATCCTTGCCGATGCAGAATTTGCCCGAAAGAATGGCAGATGTGTCCAGTACCGCTATCATTGCATAAGTATTTTAAAGCCCATTGATATAAGTTTTT is from Candidatus Thermoplasmatota archaeon and encodes:
- the hypA gene encoding hydrogenase maturation nickel metallochaperone HypA, with product MHEFSTMANIVGAVMEEGRKHNASRITKVLLEIGELTFLGEEQLRFAFGVLTKDTEMEGAELIIGKVKPKVRCQCGYEGDASYAEKEEFHIQFPILRCPECGDTVEIINGRECLIKNVEIEIEDVSPQG
- a CDS encoding HypC/HybG/HupF family hydrogenase formation chaperone, encoding MCLAIPGKILSIDGNRAKIDYGEGTTRNADVSLVNASVGDYVIVHAGFAIQVLDADEAIKTLALFREVIEAENA
- a CDS encoding NOB1 family endonuclease, whose product is MIAVLDTSAILSGKFCIGKDISKVVTSPSVIDEFSEGGHSYRLMQYAREAGMKVLAPPEDAMEKVREAARLTGDIGLSKADIEVLALAFYLKDDAILFTDDYSIQNVAEHIGVKYKGMLQEGIKKKFYWKWKYKCMGCGRFVESEMDICPVCGGKIKRVRWK